Within Lolium rigidum isolate FL_2022 chromosome 5, APGP_CSIRO_Lrig_0.1, whole genome shotgun sequence, the genomic segment ACTAGATTCTCGGTCTCGCCGTCTCGGCCTGTCAATATGATCGGCCAACTTAAGCTACTCTTTGACTAAAATGGCACTTGAGAAGAAGCTTAGCATAGAGATGGGAGGATACGCCCGTGTGGGGTGGAGCAAAAACCATATGTTTTTCCTCCGAGCGAGGTGATTGATTTCCCCTAACGATCAGTGAGTAGATTAGAATCATTTTCCTTATTTTATTGACATTTTGGAACAAAAGTTTCACTGAAAAGATTTGCTAAATTTATTGACGACGGACCACGTCATCTACAGCCTACGACATGTCGACATCCCAGCTAGCTAGCCGTGCCGTACAGCGATCTTGTTGAAGAGCGCCGTGCTCATGGCGTTGAGCTGTTGGAACTCCTTGTTCGCCGCCGCCATCCTCCCCTTGGCCTGCGGCGCTTCGTCCAGCGCCGCCTCGCACCCGATGCCGGCCTGCCCTGTGAGCTGGAGCAGGTCCCATGCCCGGTCCCACGCGCTCACCGCCGCGTACCCGCGCAGGAACCGCAGCGCCGGCACCGACGACGCCCCGTACAGGAAGGCGCACGCCTCCAGCGCGTCGCGCGCCGCCGGGTCGCGCTCAGCGCGCGCCATCGCGTCCGCGGCGTCGCGCGCCGACGCCCCGCGCGCCGCGGCGAGGTCGGCCGCGATGAGGAGGTGCGCGTGCCGGTCCGCCGTCGACGCGCCCGGGCCGGCGGACCGCAGCGCCGTCACGCAGAAGGTGTAGTCCACGAAGTCGCGGATCAGGTCGCAGGAGTCGGCCACCGTGTCCACCGGCGCTGCAGCGGTGGGAGCGGATTGCACGCCGGCGGCCAGCAGCGCGAGCACGAGGAGGAGCGGCGCGCTGCGGCTGGACGTCATGGTTTCTTTGTTGGTGACGGGAGATAGCGTGATCGATGGAGCTCGTATTTATTTGTTTGGTGAGCGGGAGCTAGATAATGAATGGGAGTATGCTGCGTTTCGGTTCTGATCCTTTCCATATTACTATGATATAGTATGATATTATCTCCGTCTTAAAATAAGTGTTGTAGATTTGGCTAGAATCTCTCGATAATTCGAAGAAATCTGAAATGAATCCTTTTGATTGAACTGGAGTCATTACTCGGTTATAAGGCAACTATTTCATAGTAATAAGTGTTGTAGATTTATCTTCAGTCTACCAATAATCTGAAGGAATCAGAACCGGATCTTTTTCAATTGAACTGAAGTTATTACTTGGCTATACTTCCTTTTAAACTAAATGATGTAGATTTGCTTACATACTACTGCATATCTGCGACACTTATTTTGAAACGAATAAAGTATTGCTGAGTAATAAATAACTTCAGTTTAATGGAAAAGATCTTCTTATGAAACGAGATAGAAATCATGAGGGCCATCACAATGCAGATACGATAAAATCACAGCACGTAAATTTAGAAGATACTATAAAACACCACAACGATCGTATCGTATCTATTAATTGGACGTGGTTTTGCATGGATCAAGGATTGGGTGAGCGCTAGCGGGGAAGGAGAGCGGGATATTGGTGATGTGAATAAGATATATATCAAAAACAAGATACGATTTTCTCCTCTCTCATCTTTTAGATATACTACTGTATACAGTACAATACACGGTGGTGCATACTGACGGCTAGGTCACAAGACGTTTTTTCTTACTTCGTCTCGCCTTCGTTATAAAAACCAACCAACAAAGGGCCGGGACGCGATCGAGCTAGACAGCACCCCCCGTCATGGCCATGTCCGCCACCTCCTCCGCTCTGCTCGGCGTTCTCCTCTTCTCGGCGGTGGTCTACTGCTCCGGAGCGGGGGACTCGCCCCTGGACCAGCTGTGCGGGAACCTGGGCGGCTACTACGTCACGCCGGAGCTCTGCACCTCGGCACTCTGCGGCGCCGACCCCTCCGCCTGCCGCAACGCGCGCAGCAAACCGGAGCTCGCCGCTCTCGCCACCAGGCTCGCGGCGGCCAACGCCACCGCGACCAAGGCCAGCATCGAGTCCGCGCTCGGCCACGGCGCCGGGAGGGACGCCGAGGCCACCAAGGGCCTGCGCTCGTGCCTGCAGCTCTACGCGGGCGCCGTGCCGGCGCTGCAGTGGGCGACGCAGGCCGTGGCCGCCGGGCGGTACCGCGGCGCGGGGGAGGTGCTGCAGGCGGCAGTGTACATCGGGTCCGGGTGCACCGGCATGGCCGGCCAGGCGACGCTGCCCAGGGAGAACGACCGGTTCAGCTCCATGGCCATCGTCGCGCACGCCGTCGTCGCATTCATGACCGGTTACTGAAGTACAACTCAGCACAACCGttaatttttttatataaaacTAGTTAAATGCGTGCGTTGTAACCGGACATATTTGATATGAAAAATGCAAAGGAAATGGAGATCAAGGATAACCGAAATGTTGAAGAACGGTGATGGGTAATATAGGAGaacaaataatactccctccgttctgaaatataaGACGTGGAGAAAAACTTCCTACCAGGTGAAAACATAGCAAAATGACATCGCTACCCCTGTCTAATCTGAATGATCGCTTTCCCATCATCTTCCTCCAAGGAAAAGCTAGTGGATATATTCACCGTACCTCTCCCACTACGGTCGTTTACCTTTTGTAAGCGCAATCTCAACTTACATGGTCCtattgagattgagggagggtgataaATTGTGTATTATGTCTAGAGTGATAAACTGTGTATTATGTCTAGAGTAGATAGAGGCATGGTTGTCTATAAACTAACCATATGTAACCATGTATTGTACTCGCTATATAATACCATACCGGCCCATTGGGATCCTTGTGTTGCCCTAtcaaaccctaatacatatcgatCGACGTTGATCGGATGGGAGTTAGGGAGCATGCGCTAACACGAGGGAGTGCACCGACACGAAttaggttttaggtttttttttctcCGAGCGAAGGCGATTGATTTCCcctaatgataaaaaaaattaaagcgGCCTCACGGCCCCAATTTTATTGAAGAAATTGAAGTTTGTCATACAAAGTAGAATAAAAATGAAAAGTCTCTGCCGGAAACCACCTGCTACTCAAAGACACAACTACCACACTAAGATTTTAGCATGAACTAGAAGGTAATGCTTATTACAACTTCTCTTAGAAGAGGAGGTCTAGGACTTCTAAAAGAAACATAAAGAGAGGCTCCAGGGTAGACACAAAAACCATGCAGACACATAGTAAAACTAAACATGACCAGATTGATTATATTTCTTTTTCGCGTGCCATCTGTTCTCCACATCGATCGATGGAAAACCATCTGCGAGTGCTTGATTTCAAACACCCCTACATGGCAAAAACCTACTAACGCCACTCCCCTCTAACAAACTAAGAGTTCATATTACAAGACACAACACAATTTTAGTAAGCAACATAAACTCCAAACTAGCGTAA encodes:
- the LOC124655731 gene encoding uncharacterized protein LOC124655731, with the protein product MTSSRSAPLLLVLALLAAGVQSAPTAAAPVDTVADSCDLIRDFVDYTFCVTALRSAGPGASTADRHAHLLIAADLAAARGASARDAADAMARAERDPAARDALEACAFLYGASSVPALRFLRGYAAVSAWDRAWDLLQLTGQAGIGCEAALDEAPQAKGRMAAANKEFQQLNAMSTALFNKIAVRHG
- the LOC124655732 gene encoding uncharacterized protein LOC124655732, with translation MAMSATSSALLGVLLFSAVVYCSGAGDSPLDQLCGNLGGYYVTPELCTSALCGADPSACRNARSKPELAALATRLAAANATATKASIESALGHGAGRDAEATKGLRSCLQLYAGAVPALQWATQAVAAGRYRGAGEVLQAAVYIGSGCTGMAGQATLPRENDRFSSMAIVAHAVVAFMTGY